The sequence GGGGCTGGTGGGGATGTGGGGCTGTGCCCGTTCTCTCCACTGCTTGCTCTGCCCAGTGGCCTGAGTGGGTCTGTGGACTCTGGAAGGGCGGGCTGAGCGGgcccctccctgtcccctcctGACCCTGGGCTCCCCTGGGGAGGTATGTTTGTCCAGGTTTTGTGAACTGCCTTTGACCTCCCCATCCTGCCATTTCTCCCTCCCAGGTTGGGGTGACTCGGTGGGAACGCCATCTGAGCGGGGCATGACCTATGACGCACTCCACGTTTTTGACTGGATCAAAGCAAGAAGTGGTGACAACCCTGTGTACATCTGGGGCCACTCTCTGGGCACTGGGTAAGGGACCCCAGCAGGAGGCAGCCTTTAGGGGGAGCCAGTATTCCTGGTGACTCCCATGCCTGGATCTAGAGAGCCCGCCATCCCTGAAAACCCTGTGGCACCATTAGTCCCAACCAGCCTTGCTCCCGTCCccgtggcagaggcaggaggggaaATTCCAAAGATACTCCAAAGGATTTGAGCTCCTTGTCCAGAAAGTGGTTCAGGACAGGCATAGGCCGTGGAGGTCGAGGCGTCTCCGCAGGGGGACTTGGCCCTGAGGAAGAAGCGTCTTCAGAGCTGGGGGAGGGCACAGTGGGTGGTTTGCTTCTCACATAGGCCAGGACAGGAGGTACTTCCACACGCCCTTTGTGGGCAGCCGGAGTCATCTCTGCTGTCCACAGTCTCTGCGGGAACCGTTGCTCTCAGCCCCAGTCCCCAGACTTTCACTGCCATTCCCTTTCTGCTGCCTTTCCCTTCGGGGCAGCCCTTTCTCCCAGTGCCTGAATGGCCTCTTGCAGGCTGGGAAGCGTCCAGGAGAGGAGTGGGTTGGGGGGCACTGGCCATCCTTTTGGCCGTCTGCATGGTCCGCCAGGTGTGGTCCTGGGATGGCGAGAGGCCCTGGGTGTGGTGGGCTCCAGGAGAGGTGCAGGCAGATGCTGGCCACCCCCAGCCGACGGGCAGCCCTGCCAATGGGAAGGCATGGGCAGTGAGAGGCAGCAGGACACACCTTGGGGACAAGGAGACTGGCTGTGGGTACAACCCTCATTGCAGGGGTCAGCTGTGGTAGGGCAGTCAGGTCACCCCCAGTGCTAGAGGGATCTCCATTTCCCCCACTCTGTCCTCCAACTCCAGTAGCTTCACAGACCCCGTGGCTCCTCTGAGCACTTTCCAGCATAAGGCCCATATCATCTCAGACAATTTTATCATAACTCAACTACGCTGTTCTTCTTTTTTCCTAGTGTGGCAACAAATCTGGTGCGGCGTCTCTGTGAGCGAGGTGAGTGCCTTGTTGGGCCCCATCCGTGGCCATGAGCATTCAGGGTGCTCCCCAGTCCCGGCCCTGCTGCAAGTGCTCAGCATCCTCACGGAGCAGCACGAGCTGGGCATTCTGGGGGGCCTGGGGCTGACCAGGCCGCCCTTCCCATGATACACCTGAGGAGCTGGGGAGCCTCACACAGGCCTGGCCCCAGAGAGGCCGCATCAGCAAGTCTGCTTTTTAGGAGTGACCAGAGCCATCTCCGGCCCGCCGCGGGCGCCCCTGGAGCTATCTGAGGCCTGCCAAGGTGGATGCCTAGGGGGAGGCACTGTGGTCTCCCTGTGCTTTCTGGGGGCCCCTCAGAGCCCCACAGGCCACGTGTATGTCGCTGGCTTCCTGCCCACCTCTCAGTTCCCTGTTTGTTTATCTAGAGACGCCTCCAGATGCCCTTATATTGGAATCTCCGTTCACTAATATCCGTGAAGAAGCTAAGAGCCATCCATTTTCAGTGGCaagtacatattttattaaaaattgactTCTCATTATTAAGATAATTATAGAAATAACTCATTATTAAGATAATTATAGAAATAACTAATAGGATAGGTTATGattattaaaaattacttaaatatgCTAATGAATAcagatttcattaaaaattaatactagTTTTGGCCACAGAACTGCCTGAGAAGTTTATAACCTGCAGCCAGGTGAAATGACAGGCCATAGTTGGGTCATGTGAGGGCAGCGAGACCCAGTAGAGGCCGGGTCCACGTGGTGTCATTGACTGCGTTGTATTGACAGCCCTGCCTTCCCACTCAGGAGTGGAGCTGGGGGTGCCCCCCCTCTCTGTGTATGAGGACAGTGCTTGGGGGGCTGAACTCTGTGGACCAGGGAGCCTGGCCTCCCAGTTTATCTTGGGGAAAGGCCTGGGTGAACCCCAGTGGGAATTCTGGGTAAGCCAGGCCCCACCCAACCTGTGCCCTCCCCAGCTGGGAATGGAACCTTGGACCTTTTCTTAAAACCTAGCCAGTTATTTTCCCCTCCTTCTCACTCTGGTTTGTGATCTCCGTGCTCCCCACTGGCCATGGATTCTTGGGCCTGTGTCAGCCCATCCTGGCCTCATGCTGTTCTGTTACCGACCAGAAGAGCCTTTTATCTTATCTTACTTTTTGGTGCTGCTTTTCTTAAATTGTGTGAGGAAACTGTCCATAGACCCCATTTTCTCAGGGGTGGCAGCCCTGGTGTCTGTGGGAAGACTGGTTTCTGGGCTGGATTCCGGCCTGGCTGGGAGGTGCGGGAACACCATTTGCAGGGCAGCCCCTGCCATGCCAGTCTGTGGGGCCTGGCAGGTGATTCTTCTGTCCCTAGCAGCAAAGCCAGGACATGGCCAGGGCAGAAGGTGCCAGGGCACAGCTCTGGTGGCCCCTTGGCAATGTCACCCCTGCTCCTTTAGATAGGGTAGTTATGGGCAATGCCTTGTAGATTCCTGAACTTAAACTGTGTGCACCCTTGATCTTTGCCTGGATATCTTAACCAACGCTTCTGAAAATGGTTTCCATCTTGTCTCCAGATATATCGATACTTCCCTGGGTTTGACTGGTTCTTCCTTGATCCTATTACAAGCAGTGGAATTAAATTTGCAAATGATGAAAAGTGAGTACTATGGGATAGGAACTAATTTTCCTATTTAGAAAAACTCTGAGAACCCCTGGATGAGCCTCTTTAGTCACAGTAATCAAATAGGATGGAATTCAGAGTATTTAGGGTCGTTCTCTAGCAAACAGGTTTAAAAAGGGAAAGCCTGCCAGGGaccgtggttcacacctgtaatcctagcactttgggaagctgaggaaggcagattgcttgagcctaggagtttgagaccagcctgggcaaaataacaggaccctgtctctacaaaaaatccaaaaattggccaggtatggtggcgtcgtgtacctgtggtcccagctacatgggaggctgagttaggaggatcacctgagtctggggaggtcaaggctgcagagaaccgtgattgcaccactgtactccagcctggctgacagagaaagaaataagaaatctgAAAAGATCACAGAAGTAAAGcagtattaaaataatatatagtttttgtccatatagggtttttttgtttgtttttgagacagagtctcactctgtcgcccaggctggagtgcagtggcgcaatccgctcactgcaagctctgccgcctcccaggttcacgccattctcctgcctcagcctcccgagaaactgggactacaggcacccaccaccacgcccggctaattttttttttgtatttttagtagagacagggtttcatggtgtttgccaggacggtctcgatctcctgacctggtgatccacccgtctcggcctcccacagtgctgggattacaggtgtgagccaccgcgcccagccccatatagttgttttatttcaaaatggtttGTGACAGCCAAAACACATATTAAAACAGTGATATTAACTGgttggtctttctttcttttctttccctctttctctcccgctccctctccctctcttcttccctccctccctccctcccttccttccatcccttcctttccttccttccttccttccttttctttcttttctttcttgacagagtcttgctgtgtcacccagactgtagtgcaatggcgtgatctcggctcactgcaatctctgcctcccagattcaagtgattctccctcccgagtagctgggattacaggcacccaccatcatgccccactaattttttgtatttttgtagagacagggtttcaccatgttggccaggctgatctcaaactcctgatctcaggtgatctccccgccttggcctcccaaagtgctgggattacaggcatgagccactgtgcccgactgaTACTAACTTACTCAGAAAATGACTTTGCCTCAGCCATTTGATTTGTGTTTGgttatagaaaaatattacaaagtttattgttaaaaatatattagataaACCAGAAGTTATTCTAATTAAGGgttctttttttaaacctttttcagATTGCATTGACATTGTCTTTGTGACATTTTTATATCATggattttgatttctttaaaaaagagggaaagtaggctgggcgcggtggctcacgcctgtaattccagcactttgggaggctgaggtgggtggtgagaccatcctggctaacacagtgaaaccctgtctctactaaaaatacaaaaattagccgggtgtggtgtcttgcgcctgtagtcccagctaattaggaggctgaggcaggagaatcacttgaacctggaaggccggagtttgcagtgagccgagatggcgccactgcacttcagcctgggccacagagcgagactctgtctcaaaaaaaaaagagggaaagtaaAACAccctataaatatttaatttaatttgaaacagaatatgaaaaaaaagtggaGTATTTTTTCTACTCAAGTATGTTTtggttctaaaaataaaaatagaacaaattaaAAGTTGAGCAAATATATTAAGCAACAAACCGTGCTTGTTTGTAAATATTACTGTTCTGGAACTTGAAAAAGAATTATCCggggggcgtggtggctcacgcctataatcccagcactttgagaggctgacacgggtggatcacctgaggtcagcagttcgagatcaccctaacatggtgaaccccacctcaactgaaaatacaaaattagttgggcgtggtggcgcatgcctgtaatctcggctacttgggaggctgaggcaggagaatcgctcgaacccgggaggcagaggttgctgtgagccaagatcatgccattgcactccagcctgggcaacaagagctaaactccgtctcaaaaaaacaaaaaaagaaaagaaaaagaattatctgAATGAACTGGATTCCTTCTTAAAAACAAggtttcagctgggtgtggtggctcaccacggtaatcccaacattttgggaggctgaggcaggcagatcacgaggtcaggagtttgagaccatcctggccaatatggtgaatccctgtctctactaaaatacaaaacaattagccgggcctggtgttgcacgcctgtagtcccagctactcgggaggccgaagcaggaggcagaggttgcagtgagctgagattgcaccactgcactccatccagcctggcgaaaaagcaagacttgtctcaaaaaaaataaaacaaacaaagcaagtTTGACCCTGGGTGAGACCCCCACCCTCAGCTCACTGGAAGTCAGGGGCACGCTCTGAGGGCAGGAGGGgctttcctgagctcaggtgggCCGTGTTCCGGGAAATCCCAAGTACTGCCGCTTCCTTCACAGCCTCTGGTCAGAGGGAGGCTCTGACCAGAGCCTCATCATTTTCGCACATCAGAAAAGCCTTACTGGGAAGCAAGAGTGTGTGCCTCCTGCCAGCAGAGACAGAGGGGGGGCTCCCAACCAGGTCCTGCTCCAGGTGCCAGGAGCGCGCCAGCGCTGCCCTCACGGAGCCCACAGCCCTCTTGGGGATAAAGGAGACTTGGGTCAGGTGCCACCTTAGTGAGGTCCACACAGGACAGCCCAGGCTCCGCCGGTCCTGGTAGCCCATGCTTCTATTATGTGGTTTGCTGAAGGATTTGGATCTATCAAACCTACTGAAAATCCTAAATCACTTCTAAATGTTCAGAGTTGGAGTGACCATAAATGTCACTTACACAAAGGTAAATTAGAGGACATTGACTTTTTTTACCAGCAGATTCCTAGTAACATTCATTTACACTAAGTTTCTTGGCCCACCTGAATTATTCagcttaaaaatattgttttgtgacttttaaagaatatatctggtggaaaaataatcattttcaatTTTCAGAAGACATTCCCGGGGCCAGTTATATAGCTGTGATTGACACCTGTCATCTAGCTGGAATAGATGTTCATAGAGACAATGAAGAGTTAACTTTCGGTTGTCTAGTAAAAAGAAATCCAGCAGAAATCGGATGGTTCCGTGAAACACACCCTGAACCCAGATCCCTGCCACGGACAGAGGGTCTGGGCAACTCTGTCCTTTCCCTGGTCTTGGCCTAGCCCCTTTTCCTTCCCACAGTGTGAAGCACATCTCCTGTCCCCTACTCATCCTGCACGCTGAGGACGACCCGGTGGTGCCCTTCCAGCTTGGCAGAAAGGTGGGTCCTGGCCTCTGCCTCTGGTGTAGCTGGCATCTTGCACACTCAGCCAGTGTGGGTGAGCCAGGCTGGGAGTGGGCAGATGGGAAGGCAGCCCCTGCATGCTGCATCATGGGCCGTGCACCAGCCACGTCAGGCTCAGGAGGCCACCTCATCCTCCCTGTGTCACCTCCAGGCTGCTTCGGAAGGACATGGGAGGTCTGGTGTCAAGGTTGGGCAGAGGCCCACTGATGCTGTCTCCAAgaagaactatgaaaaataagcAGATAGTTCCCAGTCCTCACACAGGGGTTCTCAGGGCAGGCTGCCTGTGTTATCAGAGCCCAGGCCAACCTGGCACTCGGCTGGAAGGGCTCATCAGTTATGGGCTGAAGGCAAAGAACCCCTTGATGAGGATCTCCCAAGCCCATTGCAGGGGTCAGTCAAAATTGATACAGAAACTTATAGcctgtttccttgcctttggAATTGCACTGATGTCAGAACCAGACCATGTTGTCTGTGGGGCCTCAGTGTTTgcttttgctgaatttgctttgACTGTCAGCAAGTTGGATTGGATTTGTGGCTCAGAGTAGGGTAAGAGAACGCAGCCTGGGTCTTGGTAATGGCAGGGCAGGGTAAACTAGTTGGGTGCGTGCAGGCCTTATCCACGGATTCAGCCCAGGGCTGGGAGCACTTCCTGCTCTGACAGCCCCCATGCAGTGAGGCTCCATAAGGCACACAGATGACAGAGCCATACAGGGTAGGGGCAGGATGCAGAGCCGCCCAGCAGCGTATAGCTCAGGCCCACCCACCCTTGCCGACATGGGAGGGAGGGGGCTGAGATGGGCATATCAAGCCCATCTTAGCTAAGCCTGAGGCACATACCCTTTGTCCCAGCTCCTGAAGACTGTGCCATCCCTGCCATCAGAGCCTCCCAGGCACCTGGTCTGGCCCATCCACCTAGCCACTCCCCAGAGGAAGGGCAGTCTGGAAAGTGTGAGGACAGTATCTTGAGTGGTGTGTGTGCCAAGGAGCCAAGCCTGGGGCCTGGCTCCTGCCAGCCCACCCCTGGGCCTCCTGGTTGTGACTGGCTGTGGCAACAAGCAGTGTATGTGGGACTCTGGACTGGTTTCTATCTCAGTCTCTGACCCCTTTCTCTCCCCAGCTCTATAGCATCGCCGCACCAGCTCGAAGCTTCCGAGACTTCAAAGTTCAGTTTGTGCCCTTTCATTCAGACCTTGGCTACAGGCACAAATACATTTACAAGAGCCCTGAGCTGCCACGGATACTGAGGTGAGACATTCTCTTCCCACCCAGGCGCTTCGTCTGggcagcagtggctcacatctaagCATGCAACCGGTGGCAGCTGCTGAAGCTGCTCGCGGGGGGGCCTCAGTGGGGCCAGGAGTCACAGTGATTTGGGAACCTTCCATTTCCTTGGCAGAGGGGTGTGAGAGAGTGCCTCTCTCCCCCTCCAGGACTGTTCCCATGATCATGCAGGGTAAGCCGCCTCCCTGTTGTACAGGATGTGCAGACCCACACAGAGGGGCACACACGCTCACAGGTGGCCACACATTTGAgagcacacagacacagacacccCAGATGCTCGCAGACCTCGGATCTCTTCCACACACCTCTCAGATGTACATGCTGCCCCTGGGCCAGCTCCTCAAAAGCCTGTTGGTCCCCAGCTGCTTCTTGAAGGGACGCTGTGCTCCTGGACTGCCCTGCACTGGCAGGACATGGGCGCCAGCCCAGAGAGCCATGAGTACCTACCTGGGCCTGAGTGCAGAGCCCAAGCCTGAGGGTGAGGCCTTGACAGTAGTGACAAGGGCAGCGTGTGGAACGGACCAACCCCCAGCCTTCTCTGTACTGCCCTGGGCCCTATGCCGGTTGCTGCCCAGACTCGCCTACCTGCCCGTCAGAGGACACAGGCTCCACCCCACCGCCTGGCtggtgtggccttgggcaagatGCTAACCCTCCCTGTGCATGGGACAAGGCTTCCGAGCCCAAGAGGGCATGTGGTACTTCGATCCTGAGCATTGGATCCATGGAGGGGCTGCTGCTAATGGTGATAGGGTTTTTTGTTGTGTCGTGCCAGTTGGCTCCAAAAAGTAGGTCAAGGTGCCAGTTTCTCCCAGAAGGGGACTGAAATTGGTGGCCTGAATTGCCTCCCGGTGCTGTATATCCTACGGGTAGTTCTACTGCAAACTTCTGCTTTTCTCCAGCCGCCTTTGGAAGTGCCAGAGGCAAAGCTGTGTCCCTTTAGCGGTTTGCCATTCCCGGGCACAGGGACCTGGGTTGCTGAGGGGACAGTGGGCTCAAAGAGTATGGGTTTGCTTTGTGGTTATAATTTTCCCCCTTATAAAAGGAAGATTATAGAAAATTTAGACCAGAGAATAGCTCTGAAGTTGAGGGTCAAGAATCAGAGGCCTTGTGTCCGTGCCTGTGTGTTGGGCTTTGGCACCGTGCTGCTTGTGCCCTGCCTAACTCACTGAATGCTGCTCTGGGCTACAGCGAGTCCTCACAGGGCTCTTGGCTGCCTCCTCTCTGCACAGCCTCTGCTTCCTTAGATAGCAATGTGAGGACTGTGGAGAAGGATCTTTGCTCAAATCTGAGCTCAAATGATTGGCTCCTGATTGTCCTGTGGTCTAGGGAATTCCTGGGGAAGTCGGAGCCTGAGCACCAGCACTGAGCCTGGCTGGGGGAAGGAAGCATGAAGACCTCTGCCCTCCTCCCATTTTCCTCCAGTCAGCAGCCCAGCATCCTGGAGCCCCGGGGGGCCAGCACCTGCAATGCTCAGGAGCCCAACTTGCACCAGGAGAGGACTCAGATGCCAGGTGGGGAGGACCCTGCAGGCCTGCAGTGCCCAGAGGCCTGAGCGTGGCTGTGTGTAGAAAGCGTGGGTGGCAGGCACGTGGCTCTCCTTGCCGCTACGCAACCTGAGATCTTGTTGGGAGATTTATTGACAGCAGGCAGCCATCACTGCCTGGTTGATGCTGCACTGAGCTGGGCAGGGGGAGGCCGGGCAGGGGACTCTTAGGGCTCAGGACCATGCTGAGCTTTCCGACACCACCCACAAAGAACGTGGGGTCCAGGTTCTTTCTGCCCCTTCCCAGCACACGCAGAATGACTCCAGTGGTTCCATCGTCCCCTCTTGCCCTGTGTACCTGCTTGCCTTCGTCGGCTGCCCTGCCTCCTCTGGGCTGGCCCACTCACCCACAGTGGAGGTGCCCAGGATCTGCACTTCCTCCCCTTTCACCCACCTGTACGCCTAACCTGGCCTTAGACTGAgctttatttaagaataaaattgtgGTGGTGGTCCTTTTGTGTCTCTGCAGCGCGAGAAGGGTCAATGTTGCCTGCTGCCCCGCACACTCTCAAAGCCCCAGAGCCGCCCACAGCCCCAGCCAGGCTCAGAGCTCAGCCTCTAGCCGCTTTGGAGCCACTCCATGACTCAGCGTCAGGCTATGAAATTTCCATTTCCAGCAGCTCAGAAATTTGTCAGGAGTAGGAAGTTTTGTTCACCTGCCCACCCCTTTCTCCAAGTTGCAGGCCGAGCATCAGCAGCTGTGGGCTGGCAGGGAGCCCAGAGGTCCTTGCGGTTGCACTCCCTCTTCGCTGGGGTACCCTGAGCTACCTACAGTGGCTCCAAATCCAGAGAACACTTTTCCTACACAGGGGAGCAGCTGAGTAGACATTCCTCCGGATGTCAGTCATGAAAACGCTGGCCCCCTTCCTGGCCAGGGTATGTCCCTGCTCCCCGTCTCTAATTAGGATGTCATTTCTGTTCTGCCCACCCATGGCCCCGCAGACACCACGTGCCCCTGGGTTGGGATCTCCCTGCACAGCCATCTGAGCCGGGAACCCACGTGGCGTCCCAGACTGTCTCTGCGAGGCTATAGGAACCCCTAGGGGAGCCAGGCAGCCCCTTCTTTAGGACGCAGGTGGACTCCAGCATAGAGCCCGAGGCTGCTCTCCTGGCCTTGTCCCGTATTGTGGCTCCTGACCACGAAGCAGAGGCGACCTGCTCTACCTGGGCTAGCCTTcatcttttcctcatttttttgtcCATGTAAGCTACTTTGGATCCTTGGCTGGGGGACTGAGGCAAgatataaactaaaaatacaagctCCTAGTGggtgttgttttttgagacagtctcactgtgttgcgcaggctggagtgcagtggcacaatcatagctcacagcaacttccacctcctgggctcaagcagttctcccacctcagcctcccaagtaggtgggactacaggcacatgccaccatgcccagctaattcttgtatgttttgtaaagatggggttttgccatgttgcccaggctggtctcgaactcctgagcaatcctcctgccttggtctgtcaaagtgctgggattacaggcatgagccattgcactcagccaagCTACTAGTGTTTTTTTGCAAAACTGACAGATGCAGATCAGAGTGAGATGGGTGCACTGTGTGGCAGCTGCTCCG comes from Macaca fascicularis isolate 582-1 chromosome 10, T2T-MFA8v1.1 and encodes:
- the ABHD12 gene encoding lysophosphatidylserine lipase ABHD12 isoform X6; translated protein: MWYEDALASSHAIILYLHGNAGTRGGDHRVELYKVLSSLGYHVVTFDYRGWGDSVGTPSERGMTYDALHVFDWIKARSGDNPVYIWGHSLGTGVATNLVRRLCERETPPDALILESPFTNIREEAKSHPFSVIYRYFPGFDWFFLDPITSSGIKFANDENVKHISCPLLILHAEDDPVVPFQLGRKLYSIAAPARSFRDFKVQFVPFHSDLGYRHKYIYKSPELPRILRPQQDPGSSPDPSM
- the ABHD12 gene encoding lysophosphatidylserine lipase ABHD12 isoform X7, which translates into the protein MWYEDALASSHAIILYLHGNAGTRGGDHRVELYKVLSSLGYHVVTFDYRGWGDSVGTPSERGMTYDALHVFDWIKARSGDNPVYIWGHSLGTGVATNLVRRLCERETPPDALILESPFTNIREEAKSHPFSVIYRYFPGFDWFFLDPITSSGIKFANDENVKHISCPLLILHAEDDPVVPFQLGRKLYSIAAPARSFRDFKVQFVPFHSDLGYRHKYIYKSPELPRILREFLGKSEPEHQH